One window from the genome of Desulfovibrio psychrotolerans encodes:
- the potA gene encoding spermidine/putrescine ABC transporter ATP-binding protein PotA, translating to MANTDPIFELRGVSKVFEDTCALSDIDLSIRNGEFLTLLGPSGCGKTTILRLLSGFETSTTGDVLLGGRVVNDVPPEKRQVNTVFQNYALFPHMSVRDNVAFGLKMAGVDKAAIAQRVRDALRMVHMELLADRRPGQLSGGQQQRVAIARAVVNNPLVLLLDEPFSALDFKLRKAMQLEIKQLQRSLGITFVFVTHDQEEAFAMSDRVVVMNEGRIVQVGTPKEIYEDPANLYVARFVGDINILDATIFSSSNGGMYSAEVEGVPMNLHSKRTFADNCPVKVLLRPEDLRVHRVAEGMLDEPHLLGRIAQTVYKGATVDLHIRLDDAHGGKTLMGSEFFNEDDEEIIYDAGERVAVTWVDGWEVVLDAEDH from the coding sequence ATGGCGAACACGGACCCCATTTTCGAATTGCGTGGCGTTTCCAAGGTCTTTGAAGACACCTGCGCCCTTTCCGACATTGACCTGAGCATCCGCAACGGCGAATTTCTTACCCTTCTCGGACCTTCCGGGTGCGGCAAGACCACCATTCTGCGCCTGCTTTCCGGCTTTGAGACATCTACCACCGGCGATGTGCTGCTGGGCGGCAGGGTGGTGAACGATGTGCCGCCGGAAAAACGGCAGGTGAACACCGTCTTTCAGAACTACGCCCTGTTCCCGCATATGTCTGTGCGGGACAACGTGGCCTTTGGCCTGAAAATGGCGGGCGTGGACAAGGCAGCCATTGCCCAGCGCGTGCGCGATGCCCTGCGCATGGTGCATATGGAGCTGCTTGCAGACCGCCGCCCCGGCCAGCTTTCTGGCGGGCAGCAGCAGCGTGTGGCCATTGCGCGGGCCGTGGTGAACAATCCCCTTGTGCTGCTTCTGGATGAGCCGTTCAGCGCGCTGGACTTTAAGCTGCGCAAGGCCATGCAGCTGGAAATCAAGCAGTTGCAACGCTCGCTGGGCATTACCTTTGTGTTTGTTACCCACGATCAGGAAGAGGCGTTTGCCATGTCTGACCGTGTGGTGGTGATGAACGAGGGCCGCATAGTGCAGGTGGGCACGCCCAAAGAAATTTATGAAGACCCCGCCAACCTTTATGTAGCGCGCTTTGTGGGCGACATTAACATTCTGGACGCCACCATCTTTTCCTCCTCCAACGGCGGCATGTATTCCGCCGAGGTGGAGGGGGTGCCCATGAACCTGCATAGCAAGCGCACCTTTGCGGACAACTGTCCGGTAAAGGTGCTGCTGCGCCCGGAAGACCTGCGCGTGCACCGCGTGGCGGAAGGCATGCTGGACGAACCCCACCTGCTCGGGCGTATTGCCCAGACCGTCTACAAAGGGGCCACCGTGGACCTGCACATCCGGCTGGATGACGCCCACGGCGGCAAAACCCTTATGGGATCGGAATTCTTCAACGAAGACGACGAGGAAATCATCTACGACGCAGGCGAGCGTGTGGCCGTGACATGGGTGGACGGCTGGGAGGTGGTGCTGGATGCAGAAGATCACTAG